DNA sequence from the Leuconostoc lactis genome:
CAACTGAAATACCCTTTGATTGCACTTCGGCAATTTCAGCCAACAAGGCTTCGGGATTGACCACCACACCATTACCAATAACTGCTAGTTGTCCCTCAGTTAAGATACCTGAAGGCAATGCTGACAATTCAAACTTGGTGTCACCATGCCAGATTGTGTGACCCGCGTTATTGCCACCTTGATAGCGGACAACGGCATCTGCGTCTTCCGCAAAAAAGTCAACAATCTTTCCCTTACCTTCATCGCCCCATTGCGAACCGACAACAATTACACCAGACATATATTTTTCTCCTAGAACACCAACAGCTGCTTTCAGACGGGATAGGTTTGTCGGAGAAAACCATGTGATTCAAAATCGACAGAGTTTGTTTGCACCTATCCGTGAGTGTCCCTCTGCGGATGTCCATTTTATTTTTTAGTAAAACACGAACATTATGTATTACAACGCCTTTTACTAAACCATTTTACCATACAAACCTTCATAACGATAGTGTTAATTTCACAAAATAAATTCGTCATATGCGCTATCGGCAATCATAACGCTTACAACAAGGTCTGAATATTTTTTAAAGTTGTACTAAGATGTCGCGCATCCCCGCATTATCTGCTGGTGTGCCCAAGGCAATCCGCAGCCAAGTATCGCTTAAACGATCATTGACTTGATAGCCGTGGGATAGCAGTTGTTCACCAACGCGTTTGGTGTCTCCGACTTGAAGCCAAATAAAATTTGTTTGCGACGCGTAAAATTTAAACCCATTATCACGCAAGAAATCTTGGAATATCGTGCGTTCATGTTGGACCTTTTTAACGACGTCCTGTAAATAGGATTGGTCGTCTAAGGCTGCCGCCCCACCGACAATTTGATACGTATTGAGGTTGTAAGGCAGCCGTACTGCTTGCATAACGGGATAAAGTGGTGCGGTCATGATGCCATAGCCTACGCGCAAATTAGCGACACCATAGGCCTTAGACAGCGTCCTGAGAACCACCAAATTAGGATAACGGCTGACATCACCAGCTAAAGTAGCGTCAGGCGCATCCACGAAGTCATAATACGCTTCATCCACCACCAAAACGACCGATTCAGGCAACTGTTCCAAAAAGGCCAAAATATCAGCACGTGTTTCAAAAACACCAGTCGGGTTGTTTGGGTTCGCCAACCAAACCATTTCGGTACGGTCGTCGACTGCCGCCAACATCCCTGCAAAATCAACATGACCAGTTTCGTCATCAACTGGGACTTGCTTAGTCGTTGCTTGCTCGATTTGTGCATGTAGCGCATATTCCCCAAAAGTGGGTGACGGCACAACCATATTACCACCAGGGGTTAATACCGTACGCGTTAGTAATTGAATCAGTTCATCAGCACCAACGCCAAAGACCAAATTTTCAGGATCAATATTTTCTAAAGCCGCGACTTTTTCACGTAAAAGTGTGGCCTGCCCGTCAGGATAAAAACCTAGCACATCATCTGGGATAGCACGAATGGCCTCACCAACTTTTGGTGATGGGCCATAAGGCGATTCATTGGCCGATAAGCGCGCCAAATGGTCGAGTTGATACTTTTCTTTCACGATATCAGCTGGTAGTTCCGCCTGATAAGCCGTTAAGTTTTTGATTGCTTCTTTCAATATCCTTGCCTCTTTCTCATCTAAAACTAATTAATTTTATTTATCATACCATTTTGACAATAAAAAAACACGCCGTAGCGTGTTAAATTTTTTCAAGAATTGTTTTTAAAACACCGTCATGATTATTGTCCGCGACACTTAACGCAAAGCCGCGATTCAAGATTTCTGGATCAGAATTTGTCATTGCCACTGGGTGACCAACATATTCTAACATTTCCAAATCATTGAGACCGTCACCAAAAGCCATGATATCAGCAGGCGCGATGCTTAACTTATCGGCCATAAATGACAACGCTGTTGCCTTGTTCACTTCTGGGTTGACAATATCAATAGCGCCATAACCAGACGTTGTCACATGGACTTTGCTGCCCAAAACAGTCTTCACAT
Encoded proteins:
- the hisC gene encoding histidinol-phosphate transaminase — translated: MKEAIKNLTAYQAELPADIVKEKYQLDHLARLSANESPYGPSPKVGEAIRAIPDDVLGFYPDGQATLLREKVAALENIDPENLVFGVGADELIQLLTRTVLTPGGNMVVPSPTFGEYALHAQIEQATTKQVPVDDETGHVDFAGMLAAVDDRTEMVWLANPNNPTGVFETRADILAFLEQLPESVVLVVDEAYYDFVDAPDATLAGDVSRYPNLVVLRTLSKAYGVANLRVGYGIMTAPLYPVMQAVRLPYNLNTYQIVGGAAALDDQSYLQDVVKKVQHERTIFQDFLRDNGFKFYASQTNFIWLQVGDTKRVGEQLLSHGYQVNDRLSDTWLRIALGTPADNAGMRDILVQL